The Henckelia pumila isolate YLH828 chromosome 2, ASM3356847v2, whole genome shotgun sequence genome includes a window with the following:
- the LOC140882513 gene encoding phosphate transporter PHO1 homolog 10-like, giving the protein MKFGKDLASQMVQEWQKAYIDYKHLKKQLKNVSKSRQQNSGSRGGFLERTLSLYRSFSGLTGRDNHVTKSEDEVILVNRVQPESSADDQFYQTMFLKSSEDDGERESHFFKIFDVEFNKVMRFYKENVKEVTVQAEELSKQMDTLIALRIMVYKPSMRQHGNHQEIESSDVARECKNPANRGHEGKCNMDFCLF; this is encoded by the coding sequence ATgaaatttggcaaagatttaGCTTCCCAAATGGTCCAAGAATGGCAAAAAGCGTATATAGATTACAAACATCTTAAAAAACAGCTGAAAAACGTCTCAAAATCCCGACAGCAAAATTCTGGGAGCCGAGGTGGTTTCTTGGAGAGGACCTTAAGCTTGTACCGGTCGTTCAGCGGGCTAACGGGTCGGGACAACCACGTGACAAAGAGCGAAGATGAGGTGATACTAGTGAATCGCGTGCAGCCGGAAAGTTCTGCGGATGATCAGTTCTATCAGACGATGTTTCTGAAGTCAtcagaagatgatggagaaagaGAGAGTCATTTCTTTAAGATTTTTGATGTTGAATTCAATAAAGTAATGAGATTTTATAAGGAAAACGTTAAGGAAGTGACAGTGCAAGCAGAGGAGTTGAGCAAGCAGATGGATACACTCATCGCTTTAAGGATTATGGTGTATAAACCTTCAATGAGACAACATGGGAATCATCAAGAAATTGAGTCATCCGATGTGGCACGTGAATGTAAAAATCCTGCGAATCGAGGACATGAAGGTAAATGCAATATGGATTTTTGTTTGTTCTAA
- the LOC140883977 gene encoding transcription termination factor MTERF15, mitochondrial-like, translated as MATRDIIIRPLHQYIKRSAISITAPPFPNTNFQSFSVSAASHHSNLASLFQRYGFSPSQLPDFLRKNEFLLDSSPSEVEKSFKILLSMKPSQDFIVSTISSCPRVLELEFLKKWQKGFLQLQICNITTKAVKNVLQVAKKMGLSPDDVLECILYLKDLGISEGTIITILEEEPMILVSKRDEIMEKIEFLMGIGVRKKEIDRIICLFPGILGYGVENRLKPLFDEFDDLGFSLSEVKREVLRDPVVLELENGELTRCMELLRSLKCRMAIKERIFRSGEFRAGYEVKLRISCLREHGLTYRDAFGVLWKEPRVILYEIGEIEKKIEFLLQKMRFDLQCLVEVPEYLGLNLDKQIVPRFKVIDYLRANGGLGDEVRLRNLVKLSRLKFYNMYVKPYPELEKVYGRFSEEDQVRSRHPVGMWKLFRPQQYLESKDVAKNIE; from the coding sequence ATGGCGACCCGGGATATTATCATCAGACCTTTGCATCAATATATCAAGAGATCAGCAATTTCAATCACCGCCCCTCCTTTTCCAAACACAAATTTTCAATCTTTTTCGGTTTCCGCAGCTTCCCATCACTCGAATTTAGCATCCCTTTTCCAAAGGTATGGTTTTTCACCTTCTCAGCTGCCTGATTTCCTCAGAAAGAATGAGTTTTTACTGGACTCGAGCCCCTCAGAAGtcgaaaaatcatttaaaatcttGTTGTCTATGAAGCCTTCCCAAGATTTTATTGTTTCAACAATTAGTAGTTGTCCCAGAGTTCTAGAACTTGAATTCTTGAAAAAATGGCAGAAGGGTTTTCTGCAACTACAAATTTGTAACATCACAACGAAGGCagttaagaatgtccttcaagTTGCAAAGAAAATGGGGCTTAGCCCAGATGATGTTCTTGAGTGTATCCTATATTTAAAGGATTTGGGGATCAGTGAGGGGACTATTATTACGATTTTGGAGGAAGAGCCTATGATATTGGTATCGAAAAGGGATGAAATTATGGAAAAAATTGAGTTCTTGATGGGGATTGGAGTCCGGAAGAAAGAAATCGACAGAATTATTTGTTTGTTTCCTGGGATTTTGGGGTACGGAGTGGAAAATAGGTTGAAGCCATTATTTGATGAGTTTGATGATTTAGGTTTTAGCTTAAGTGAGGTTAAGAGAGAGGTTCTTAGAGATCCTGTGGTTCTTGAGTTGGAAAATGGAGAGCTGACGCGGTGTATGGAATTGCTCAGGAGTTTGAAGTGTCGGATGGCAATTAAGGAGCGTATTTTTCGGTCAGGAGAATTTAGAGCTGGTTATGAAGTGAAGCTGAGGATAAGTTGCTTAAGGGAGCATGGTTTGACATACAGAGATGCATTTGGGGTGCTATGGAAGGAACCAAGGGTGATTTTGTATGAGATTGGGGAAATCGAGAAGAAAATCGAATTCTTGCTGCAGAAAATGAGGTTTGACCTACAATGCTTGGTCGAAGTTCCTGAATATTTGGGGTTGAATTTGGATAAGCAGATTGTTCCTAGATTCAAGGTTATTGATTATTTAAGGGCAAATGGTGGGCTTGGAGACGAGGTGCGTCTGAGAAATCTGGTTAAGCTCAGTAGGCTGAAATTCTATAATATGTATGTTAAGCCATATCCAGAACTGGAAAAGGTTTACGGTAGATTTTCTGAAGAAGATCAAGTTCGAAGCCGTCATCCTGTTGGCATGTGGAAACTTTTCAGGCCACAACAGTATCTGGAGTCCAAGGACGTTGCTAAAAACATTGAGTGA